Part of the Paenibacillus terrae HPL-003 genome is shown below.
CAGCTGATCTTGAAGCGGTCTGGATAATGCTAAAAGTTCATTTATATTCATTTTTATCATCCCCGCTCGAATTATCTTATTTTTTCTGTATAGTACCGACTAGCCTTGTGCAACCAGTCTCGCATAAATGGCATCTGCGGAATGTCCGATATGGTGTCTCATTACTTCCCGCGACTTCTCAGCATCCCGTGCCCGAAGTGCACTCAGAATTTCCGTATGGACGTCGTAGTTCACCGTCCGAATCTGATCGTCATAGGGCATGAGATCAAGCGCCGGGTTAATTTGGGTCCGAATCTGCCTAACAGCGGCTTCACAAAATGGGTTGCCCGATGCCTTGGCAATGGCTAAATGAAACTTGACGTCCAAGGCCCGAAACCATTCCCGGGTACAATCTGCTTCAATGCTCTGGTCCAGATAATGCTGGAGTAATTCCAGTTCATCTGTGGTGATCCGCGCAGCCGCTAAAAATGCCCCCTCAGGCTCCACCATCATCCGATATTCAAAGACCTTCAGCATATGCTCCCAATCTTGTGCGATTTCTGCCCGGGTACGTTTATGAGAATTTGCTGTCACTGGAAGAACAAACGTCCCTCCCTTGGCACCTACTCTCTTTTCAATGAGTCCCTTGGACTCTAATTGAGATAGTGCCTCACGAACTGTAATTCTGCTGGCATTAAATATCTCTGCAAGTTCCCGCTCTGTTGGCAGCTGCTCCTCGCTAAGCAACTCTTTTAGAATAATTGCCTCTTCCAACTGCTCTCTAATAAAATCACTCACTTTTTTAGCTGATACTTTCTCAAAGCGCAGAGGAGATGGGATTATCATACGAACACTCCGATCCATAAATCTTTAAGGTCTAAACCTTAAACCTTTAAAAGAAACAAAAAATATAAATCTGTTGTTATCATAATACCTAGTAAACCCATATGCAATACTTTTTTTCTAATATTAATGAATGATTTTGTAATAAATATAAAGAAGCAGCCCCTTTATAGAGCTGCTTCTTTATATTTATTACATTTTTGCGGTATGACAAAAGCTAAAAATCACATTCTCTATTTTTCCTCCAACTCATCCGGTACATCGTATTTATTGATATGTGAGGTCATCGCTGCAACTGCTTCGCTGGCATCCGTCGTGGCCGGTACTTCTCTGACCACATCATCAGTCTGGTCACGAAAATTCAAGCGGTCGGCCTCGGTCACTTTCTGTTGATTGGGTTGCATTTTCAACATCTCTCCTTTCTTATTCCAGTACTTGAACCTGTTCTGTTAACGTATACAAAGGCACTTCCCGTTCCTCTTCCGGATGGTTCATCGCATAGATACGTGCCGTCTCCCTCTGCTCATTCACATGCTGAATATAAATGGGTGACCCATCACATAACACATTCGCCATGATGGGAGAGGACGCTATTTCTTGTGCTCTTTGAACATTCATTTTAGAAAAACCTCCCTTGCTGAGTAGAGTTCGTCTTTACTATGCACGAGGTAAATATTTGTTATACAAATTTCATGTCAAACACCAAAAAGGATATCATTTGAAAAAATAAATATTATTGTTATTATGGATAGAGAGACTCAGTAAAAACTGTGATCTTCGATAAAGGGAAAAGGAGTGATAATGGATGCTACGTGTTTTAATGGTTAACTTTCCAGCAGAAGGACATGTGAACCCTACGATCGGGATTACGCAAGCCTTTGCAGCACGAGGGGACCAAGTATATTACATTACAACTGAGAAATACAAGGACAGATTAGAAGCAGTTGGGGCAACAGTTCGCCTGCACCCCGATCTGTTGAGGACTGCATCTATTAATGCCGCTTCTCCCGCCGGATTGAAAGCATTTTTGAACATTCACATTCAGACCTCGCTAGACATATTGGAAGTTACCCGGGAGTTGTCGGAAAGCATTGATTTTGACTTTGTGTTCTATGATAGATTCGGAGCTGGTGAATTAGTTAGAGATTATTTGAATATCCCCGGCATTTCTTCATCTCCATCCTTTCTTATTTCAAACAATCAGATGGCTAACAATCCCTTCCGTTCTGACGCTAAAGCACCGTTTCAGCTTGATGAACAGGCTACAACGTCACTGCAGCACATGCAGGAAAGATTCGGTGTTGCTCCCAAGCATGTATTTCAATTTATGAATAATTCAGGGGCTCTGAATGTTGTTTACACCAGCCGATATTTCCAACCGAACGGCGAGCTGTTCAGTGACGAGAATCTTTTTATGGGTCCCAGCTTCCCAGAGCGCAAAGGGGAACATTCTTTTCCTTTGAATCTATTACAAAATAATAAGGTTCTCTACATTTCGATGGGGACGGTTTTGGATCATGTTGAAGACTTTTTTAACACCTGTATTGAAGCTTTTGCCGATTTTGAAGGCATCGTCGTGATTGCAGCCGGCGAGAAAGCCGACTTTACGAAAATCAATCCGGCTCCCGAGCACTTTATCATCTCGCCCTATGTTCCTCAATTAGAGGTATTACGTCATTCAGATGTGTTTATTACTCATGGTGGAATGAACAGCGTGAATGAAGGGATTCACTTCAATGTACCCTTGGTCGTTCTGCCTCAGGACAAGGATCAGCCGATGGTCGCGCAGCGGTTAACGGAACTTCAAGCTGGCTATCGAATAACCAAAGATGATATCAATGCACAATCGTTAAGAGAGGCCGTACGTGAAGTGATGTCGAACGCAGCGTATAAAGAGGGCGTACAAAAAATAAATGATAGCTTCCTGCAATCCGGCGGTACAGAAGAAGCCCTGGCAAAAATTGATGCTTATCTTCAAAAGGAGCTTGCGTAAATCGCGGGCTTTTTATCTTCTTCTCTCGGCTCACCCCCACAACCGAAGCCTATGCCGTAAAGTACCGCCGAAACGAGCACGCCTAGTAACCCAGTCGAGAGACTCAACACAATCAATGCAACAACAGCTATCACAAGCGACGGCACAATAACGAAGGCCTCGCCGTGCCGATCCGAAACCTTTCCCGCAACAGGACGGATCAGGGCAAGCGTCGCAGCATAAGCTAGAGAAAGCTTCGGAATTAACCCCGATCGAGTCTGTAAAAAGCGTAACAAAGGCGGTAATCCCGCCATAAGCGATATACAGAAAAAAGGCCGACACCGCGACAGGCAAAACTGATTTTTTTAAAAGCACAATGCATAATCCCAGCGATGAATCTGCTACAGATCGACGCAAGTTCATCTATCCGTTATTACAACAGACGCATTAATGATTCAGCGATGGCAGATATGTATCCTACATGAGCTACGTAAATCGCAAAATTGATAAATTAGATACAAAAAAATTAGTCTAGCCATAAAGCCGCCCTTATTAAGGACGGCTTCATGGCTGCAATATGTTAGTCTAGATCAGACCCATTTGGTGCAATGGCTTTAGTCGTTTTCTCTTTCCTCTCTGGGTATGCGCTCACAGCACGGCTCATATAGTAGCTAAAGCCAATATAATCAACAGGATAGCTTTTCAGAATAAGATCATCCCCAAATTCTTTTTCAAGAACTACATTGTTCTCTTTAAAGAATTGGGCTGCATATGAAGGATATCCTCCCCTTGCAGCGCCACAAAAACATCCTCTGGAGTACTAGTCAATGGATAAGCAGGAATATACGCCAACATGCAACCTATGTCCGAAAACAGCGGAACCCCATTTCTGCAAGCAGTGCAATATCTTCTGGCTGCTACAGCGCCGCCCCATAAGAAGTTCTCTGGAAAACTGTATGTGTTGGATTGCAAATGTGAGTCTCCTTCCTACCTAGTTTCGCTTAGACAACAAGCGTCAGCAAATTATCTTGTGCCAAAACCGATGACTTTGTGGTTTCAATAACATCCAAATACTTACTGGCATTCGAGATTATAATAGGAGTGATTGGATTGTAACCAGCTTCCTTAATCTTTCTAAGATCAAAATCAATTAATAGATCGCCTTTGTTGACCTGATCTCCTGCCTTAACTCTAGGGGTGAAATATTGCCCTTTCAATTGAACGGTGTTGATTCCAATGTGAATCAATATTTCCGCGCCATTCTCGGACATTATAATTACAGCATGGCCGGACTTGAGTACAGTACCAATCGTACCATTCACTGGCGAGAACGCTTGGCCAACACTTGGGATAACTGCAATTCCTTTTCCCATAGCACCTTCTGCAAAAGCAGGATCGGGAACTTCAGTCAAGGATTTCACTTCACCTATTAGTGGGCTGACCAGTACCTCTTTCTTTAAGATCGGCAAACCATCAGTAAACCTGACACTTGCTTCTGGTTGAACAGCCTTGTTTTCCACATTAGGAGTTACTTCACTCGGCTCAGTTACTGCAACATCTTTTTTATTCAAGTATCCGAAAAGAATCGTCAGAATCAAACCAATACCCATGGCAACTGCAATCCCAATTAAATAATACCCGACAGGTTCAAATGCACCGATTGAAAAAATATTTTGGAAAACAAATGCTGTAGCATACGTATGGAAACCGCCATTAATTGCTCCTCCGATAGCTCCAGCAATAATAACAAATGGGATCGTGCGCTTGTAACGCAGCAATATCCCGTAGACAGTTGGCTCGGAGACACCTGCTAACAACAGACTTAACGTAGAGGAACCAGCAATTGATTTCAAAGACTTTTCTTTGGATTTAAGGAATACACCTAGTGCTACCCCTGCCATGGCAAAGTTAGAGGCAGCCCACATTGCAAGGATCGGATCGTTTCCATTTGTTAGATTTGCTAGAACGATTGGAATTATGCCCCAATGTAGGCCAAAAACAACAAGGAAGAAGATTAACCCGCCAATTACAGCTCCTGTCAGCAAGCCGCTTACTCCCATGAGATAATTAATAGAATCTGCTATTGCATTTCCGATATATACTCCAAATGGGCCAAAGATCATAGCAGTGAGTGGTACAATGATGGCTAAGGATAGTAACGGAACCAAAAACGTCTGCAGCTCTTTATGGATGACTTTCTTTAAATATTTCTCCACGTAAGAGAATATCCAAATAGCTACGAACACCGGAAAGACGGTTGACGAATAATCCATTAAGACGACAGGAATTCCTAAAAATGAAGAGGTGTCCCCGTTGGCTAATAACCCCGTAAAATTCGGCTCCATCAATGCTGCACCGATAACTCCACCTACATATGGATTGGCGCCAAATTTAATCGATGCAGAGACGCCCAGGAATATAGGCAGGAAATAGAAGACGGCATTAGCTGCTGCAGCCAGAATGAGGTAGGTTCCACTTTCCGCAGATACCCAGCCAAAGGTTGTGAACAGGGTTAAAAAAGCTTTTAGTATCCCTGCTCCGGCCATTGCAGGCAACAGAGGAGAAAGACTTCCGGAAATCACTGCAAAAATTGTGGACAGAATCTTCTCCTTAGGTTTATCTGCATCCTCTGATGCAGAATTCCCTGTCCCAAGTTTGCTGGTTTTCATAATCTCTTGATATACGTGTGCAACGTCATTTCCGATAACCACTTGAAATTGACCGCCACTTTCTACGACAGTCAGCACTCCTTCTAAGCTTGTCAGCTTCTCTTTATCGGGTAAATGATTATCTTTTAAATTAAATCTCAACCGGGTTGCACAATGGACAAGATTCGTAACATTCTCCTCTCCACCGATGTTCTGCACGATATCTTTCGCTAATCTTTCGTACTTCATTTGTGCTCGCTCCTTTAGAACTCATTCTGGTTTATATGAAATAAAAAAACCTGAACAGGTGATGAAGTACACTGAAAAACAGTACACTTATCACTTATCCAGGCTTTGCCCAACTAATGGTAACAACCCTGCTATTTATTGTAATAGGCTAATCTCTGCTGGTCACACGCCTAATATGGAGCATGAAATAGACCATTTCACCTTCGGTTGTCTCAACTTGATACTCTTCCCGTAAATATGCTCTTACCTTCTCACTGCAGGCAAAGGCTTCAGGATATTTGGCAATGACTTGTTCGTACAGCTCATCATCCTCAGAAGGAATCGATTCATGACGCATCGTGCGATAAGAGAAATATTTCAAGTGAGTCACAAAGCGGCTATAATTTAATGTTTCTTCATCTAGTTCAATCCCATAGTGCAGTGTTACTATATTGAGAATTTCTTGAACCATCTGGGTTACCATTAAGGTCTGTTCCATCTCTTGACCATCCTGCTGGCCATTAACAAAATGCATCGCGATAAAGCCGGCTTCATCTACAGGCAATTTAACTCCTGTTTCCTTTTCAATTAAGTGTAATGCATGCATCGCCGTGTGATATTCTTTCGGATAGAACTTTTGTATCTCCCAGAGCAACGCATTCTTGAGACCCAATCCCTGTGTAGAGCGCGTAACGGCATAACTAATATGATCTGTAAGGGCCAAGTATATATTATTGCTAAAAGAAGTGTTTAGATCTTTTACTGCATAACGGATAATTTGATCTGTCAATTCAAGATGTTTTGGAGGAATCTCACTCAGTAATGTAGATAGCCGCTCAGATAATTCATTGGTCTCCATCACGAAAGTCTTCTCAATTCTTGATGGATCTATATTTTCACCTGGAATTTTCTGATAAGCTAGTCCCTTTCCAATAACAATGATCTCGGATCGATTTGGTCCTTCAACCAATGCAACATTATTGTTAAATACTTTTTTAATCCTCATGAGTTCGCCCACTTTATATTTTTTACTAGCAAAAAAAAGCCTAAACTAATCCAAAACTAAATGTAATTTAGTACGGATTCGTTTAGGCTTTGCCTGCAATGCAGTAACAACCCTAATATTAATTATATATTTATTATATAAGATAGAGAGAACGTTTTCAACATAAAAATAATCTCAAATCTGGACTTGAACACCTGTCACTCAATGTTGAAGATGTAATACG
Proteins encoded:
- a CDS encoding macrolide family glycosyltransferase, with translation MLRVLMVNFPAEGHVNPTIGITQAFAARGDQVYYITTEKYKDRLEAVGATVRLHPDLLRTASINAASPAGLKAFLNIHIQTSLDILEVTRELSESIDFDFVFYDRFGAGELVRDYLNIPGISSSPSFLISNNQMANNPFRSDAKAPFQLDEQATTSLQHMQERFGVAPKHVFQFMNNSGALNVVYTSRYFQPNGELFSDENLFMGPSFPERKGEHSFPLNLLQNNKVLYISMGTVLDHVEDFFNTCIEAFADFEGIVVIAAGEKADFTKINPAPEHFIISPYVPQLEVLRHSDVFITHGGMNSVNEGIHFNVPLVVLPQDKDQPMVAQRLTELQAGYRITKDDINAQSLREAVREVMSNAAYKEGVQKINDSFLQSGGTEEALAKIDAYLQKELA
- the licT gene encoding BglG family transcription antiterminator LicT; this translates as MRIKKVFNNNVALVEGPNRSEIIVIGKGLAYQKIPGENIDPSRIEKTFVMETNELSERLSTLLSEIPPKHLELTDQIIRYAVKDLNTSFSNNIYLALTDHISYAVTRSTQGLGLKNALLWEIQKFYPKEYHTAMHALHLIEKETGVKLPVDEAGFIAMHFVNGQQDGQEMEQTLMVTQMVQEILNIVTLHYGIELDEETLNYSRFVTHLKYFSYRTMRHESIPSEDDELYEQVIAKYPEAFACSEKVRAYLREEYQVETTEGEMVYFMLHIRRVTSRD
- a CDS encoding H-type small acid-soluble spore protein, with amino-acid sequence MNVQRAQEIASSPIMANVLCDGSPIYIQHVNEQRETARIYAMNHPEEEREVPLYTLTEQVQVLE
- a CDS encoding FadR/GntR family transcriptional regulator, translating into MIIPSPLRFEKVSAKKVSDFIREQLEEAIILKELLSEEQLPTERELAEIFNASRITVREALSQLESKGLIEKRVGAKGGTFVLPVTANSHKRTRAEIAQDWEHMLKVFEYRMMVEPEGAFLAAARITTDELELLQHYLDQSIEADCTREWFRALDVKFHLAIAKASGNPFCEAAVRQIRTQINPALDLMPYDDQIRTVNYDVHTEILSALRARDAEKSREVMRHHIGHSADAIYARLVAQG
- a CDS encoding beta-glucoside-specific PTS transporter subunit IIABC is translated as MKYERLAKDIVQNIGGEENVTNLVHCATRLRFNLKDNHLPDKEKLTSLEGVLTVVESGGQFQVVIGNDVAHVYQEIMKTSKLGTGNSASEDADKPKEKILSTIFAVISGSLSPLLPAMAGAGILKAFLTLFTTFGWVSAESGTYLILAAAANAVFYFLPIFLGVSASIKFGANPYVGGVIGAALMEPNFTGLLANGDTSSFLGIPVVLMDYSSTVFPVFVAIWIFSYVEKYLKKVIHKELQTFLVPLLSLAIIVPLTAMIFGPFGVYIGNAIADSINYLMGVSGLLTGAVIGGLIFFLVVFGLHWGIIPIVLANLTNGNDPILAMWAASNFAMAGVALGVFLKSKEKSLKSIAGSSTLSLLLAGVSEPTVYGILLRYKRTIPFVIIAGAIGGAINGGFHTYATAFVFQNIFSIGAFEPVGYYLIGIAVAMGIGLILTILFGYLNKKDVAVTEPSEVTPNVENKAVQPEASVRFTDGLPILKKEVLVSPLIGEVKSLTEVPDPAFAEGAMGKGIAVIPSVGQAFSPVNGTIGTVLKSGHAVIIMSENGAEILIHIGINTVQLKGQYFTPRVKAGDQVNKGDLLIDFDLRKIKEAGYNPITPIIISNASKYLDVIETTKSSVLAQDNLLTLVV